One window of Thalassovita mediterranea genomic DNA carries:
- a CDS encoding AGE family epimerase/isomerase has protein sequence MTSTALSRRAREARDWMLDSCFPLWSREGVLPNNLFREKLDITHRPLETDRMRVRVQARQTYMFAAAKRLGWDADRADRLIGYGVDALSGPSVRADGLIGRCISADGAGLIDETADLYDTAFVLFAYAHAAMQGHESAAAHARQLIANVEAKLEDVAHGGYAESLPKGDRRLQNPHMHLLEANLALYESDKRRDHLERASALVRLLDEKMLHQVTGTLGETFGPDWSEERDPALRFIEPGHQFEWVWLLKSHADAAHTDLNPAMSKLYDIGLRTLDAEGRVFAKATREGQIVDGSRRTWMQTEALKAHLAMMELGADEHCEARAVECFDVLIDEYLTPEGGWIDCYHADGQVGADDMPASTGYHVVLAFCELLRVTGV, from the coding sequence ATGACATCTACCGCATTGAGCCGGCGCGCACGTGAAGCGCGAGACTGGATGCTGGACAGCTGCTTCCCGCTCTGGAGCCGCGAAGGCGTGCTTCCCAATAATCTTTTCCGTGAAAAGCTCGATATCACGCACCGCCCACTGGAGACTGACAGGATGCGCGTGCGGGTACAGGCACGCCAGACCTACATGTTCGCCGCCGCCAAGCGCCTTGGATGGGACGCCGACCGGGCCGACCGGCTGATCGGCTATGGCGTCGATGCTCTGTCAGGCCCAAGCGTGCGCGCCGATGGCCTGATCGGCCGGTGCATTAGTGCGGACGGGGCGGGCCTCATCGACGAGACAGCAGACCTCTATGACACCGCCTTTGTGCTGTTCGCCTATGCCCATGCCGCGATGCAGGGGCATGAGAGCGCGGCGGCGCATGCCCGCCAGCTGATCGCCAATGTCGAGGCAAAGCTCGAAGATGTGGCGCATGGCGGCTATGCCGAGAGCCTGCCAAAGGGCGACCGTCGCCTGCAGAACCCGCACATGCATCTGCTCGAGGCCAATCTGGCGCTTTATGAAAGCGATAAGCGGCGCGATCATCTGGAGCGGGCGAGTGCGCTGGTGCGCCTTCTCGATGAGAAGATGCTCCATCAGGTGACAGGGACGCTGGGTGAGACATTCGGGCCCGACTGGTCTGAAGAGCGCGACCCGGCGCTTCGCTTCATCGAGCCCGGACACCAGTTTGAATGGGTGTGGCTGCTGAAGTCGCATGCGGATGCGGCGCACACAGATCTCAACCCGGCCATGAGCAAGCTCTATGACATCGGCCTGCGGACGCTGGACGCTGAAGGTCGCGTCTTCGCCAAGGCGACGCGGGAGGGTCAGATCGTTGATGGATCGCGGCGCACCTGGATGCAGACAGAGGCGCTCAAGGCACATCTGGCGATGATGGAGCTTGGCGCGGACGAGCACTGCGAGGCACGCGCGGTGGAGTGTTTCGACGTCCTCATAGATGAATATCTGACGCCAGAAGGCGGATGGATCGACTGCTACCATGCCGATGGTCAGGTCGGCGCCGACGATATGCCAGCCTCGACCGGCTATCACGTTGTGCTTGCCTTCTGCGAGCTGTTGCGTGTGACCGGGGTCTGA
- the gpmA gene encoding 2,3-diphosphoglycerate-dependent phosphoglycerate mutase gives MPKLALVRHGQSQWNLENRFTGWWDADLTAKGEAEAKHAGSLLKDAGFAPTQGFTSLQTRAIRTLWIALTEMDRVWLPVEKHWRLNERHYGGLTGLDKKETAEKHGEDQVHVWRRSYDVPPPPMEEGSAYDMSKDPRYHGIDIPATESLKLTLERVLPYWHETIAARLRNGADIVIAAHGNSLRALVKHLFQVEDDKITGVEIPTGNPLLIELGDGLQPTAARYLDGSRATDLPALP, from the coding sequence ATGCCTAAACTCGCCCTCGTCCGGCATGGCCAGAGCCAGTGGAATCTGGAGAACCGCTTCACAGGCTGGTGGGATGCCGACCTCACGGCCAAGGGCGAAGCCGAGGCCAAGCATGCCGGTAGTCTCCTGAAGGATGCAGGCTTTGCGCCGACGCAAGGGTTCACCAGCCTTCAGACCCGCGCCATCCGCACGCTCTGGATCGCGCTGACCGAGATGGACCGTGTCTGGCTGCCGGTGGAAAAGCACTGGCGCCTCAATGAGCGCCACTATGGCGGGCTGACGGGCCTCGACAAGAAAGAGACCGCCGAGAAGCATGGCGAGGATCAGGTCCATGTCTGGCGCCGCTCCTATGACGTGCCGCCGCCGCCGATGGAAGAAGGCAGCGCCTATGACATGTCCAAGGACCCGCGCTATCACGGCATCGATATTCCGGCGACGGAAAGCCTCAAGCTGACGCTTGAGCGCGTGCTGCCTTACTGGCACGAGACGATCGCGGCGCGCCTTCGCAATGGCGCGGACATCGTGATCGCGGCGCACGGCAATTCTCTGCGTGCGCTGGTGAAGCATCTATTCCAGGTCGAGGATGACAAGATTACCGGTGTCGAGATCCCGACGGGTAACCCGCTCCTCATCGAGCTGGGCGACGGCCTGCAGCCGACTGCGGCGCGTTACCTTGATGGATCGCGCGCGACCGATCTGCCAGCGCTTCCCTGA